A genomic window from Heterodontus francisci isolate sHetFra1 chromosome 36, sHetFra1.hap1, whole genome shotgun sequence includes:
- the LOC137351572 gene encoding growth arrest and DNA damage-inducible protein GADD45 beta-like, translated as MTLEDISGTDNTSKKMQTIDQALEDLLVAAQRQGCLTVGVYESAKLMNVDPDSVVLCLLAADEEDEGDIALQIHFTLIQAFCCENDINIVRLRGVKRLEELLETGDETAEPRDMHCMLVTNSHTDFWKCEALEEVGSYCEESRNKNQWVPIVSLQER; from the exons ATGACTCTGGAAGATATCAGTGGAACTGACAATACCAGCAAAAA GATGCAGACGATCGATCAAGCTTTGGAAGACTTGTTGGTAGCAGCACAGCGCCAGGGCTGTTTAACAGTTGGAGTTTACGAGTCGGCGAAGCTAATGAATGT TGACCCAGACAGTGTAGTTCTGTGTCTCCTGGCGGCCGATGAGGAGGACGAGGGCGACATCGCCTTGCAGATACACTTCACCCTGATCCAGGCTTTCTGCTGTGAGAACGACATTAACATCGTGCGGCTGCGGGGAGTCAAGCGGCTGGAAGAGCTTCTGGAGACTGGGGACGAGACTGCCGAACCCCGGGACATGCACTGCATGCTTGTCACG AATTCTCACACCGACTTTTGGAAATGTGAAGCCCTGGAGGAAGTGGGAAGCTATTGCGAGGAAAGCAGAAACAAGAACCAGTGGGTTCCTATCGTTTCTCTGCAAGAACGCTGA